From Amphritea atlantica, a single genomic window includes:
- a CDS encoding transporter substrate-binding domain-containing protein, with product MKKMIAAAAVIFAAGTGSASATDLWEQSALNQVLQRGELQVCLEAGYMPFDMRNKKGDIVGFDVDIAKTMAKAMDVKLDLRNTAWDGIIPALLTGKCDLIISGMTINPERNLKVNFTDPYIVVGQTILLSPALKDKVKSYKDLNDEKYRITTKLGATSDYATKKYMSKAKLNLFETESEAALEVINGNADAFIYDLPYNAIYSSQNVGKVIHLDQSFTYEPLGMAVRKGDPDFLNFLNNYLAQIKGDGTYDKLYNKWFVSDAWIKTVQ from the coding sequence ATGAAAAAAATGATAGCGGCGGCCGCAGTGATATTCGCGGCAGGGACCGGTAGTGCATCTGCCACGGACCTGTGGGAACAATCGGCCTTGAATCAAGTGTTACAGCGCGGCGAATTGCAGGTATGTCTGGAAGCGGGTTATATGCCGTTCGATATGCGTAATAAGAAGGGTGACATTGTTGGCTTTGATGTTGATATCGCTAAAACTATGGCCAAGGCGATGGATGTCAAACTGGATCTGCGTAACACCGCCTGGGATGGCATCATTCCTGCGCTACTGACCGGTAAGTGTGACCTTATCATCTCTGGTATGACAATTAACCCTGAGCGTAACCTGAAAGTGAACTTTACCGACCCCTACATTGTAGTCGGTCAGACTATTTTGCTCAGCCCTGCGCTGAAGGATAAAGTTAAAAGCTATAAAGACCTGAATGATGAAAAGTACCGCATTACCACCAAGTTGGGAGCGACCTCTGACTACGCCACCAAAAAATATATGAGTAAAGCCAAGCTGAATCTGTTTGAAACTGAATCAGAGGCTGCGCTGGAAGTGATTAACGGAAATGCAGATGCCTTTATTTATGATCTGCCATACAACGCCATCTATTCATCACAGAATGTTGGTAAGGTGATCCATCTGGATCAATCATTTACCTATGAACCGCTGGGCATGGCCGTGCGTAAAGGTGATCCGGACTTTCTTAACTTCCTGAATAACTACCTGGCTCAGATTAAAGGCGATGGTACCTACGACAAACTCTACAATAAATGGTTTGTCAGTGACGCCTGGATTAAAACCGTTCAGTAA
- a CDS encoding cystathionine gamma-synthase family protein: protein MKHRSIGSEFDKAGAGTKTVWGGEQVNHPYNATQVPIVASAAHSYDDVDHWYNVALGDASGFIYSRMGNPTVEALEAKLCALEDAQSAVAFSSGMAAISSVLYTFLSNGKRVVSTKDSYGGTNKIFEEFLPRMGVSVYLCETADHEAIEREIVRGCDVLYLETPTNPTLKIIDIKRLVKAAQSVGALVIADNTFATPLNQQPLSLGVDLVVHSATKFLSGHGDVLGGLVCGREALISQVRHYREINGATLDPFAAYMIIRGIKTLALRIRQQQASAQMIAEFLLTEPLVASVNYPGLPEHPNHPIACEQMTGFGAIVSFVVHGGMDTVKVLLPQLQYAHCAGNLGAVETIYGPARTTSHVENTLEERLALGISEGLVRISVGIEETDDLLNDLKQAFAAVRRQQQG, encoded by the coding sequence ATGAAACACAGATCCATTGGGAGTGAGTTTGATAAAGCAGGTGCAGGCACAAAAACTGTGTGGGGCGGTGAGCAGGTTAACCATCCGTATAATGCGACCCAAGTCCCAATAGTGGCGAGCGCTGCGCATAGTTATGATGATGTTGATCACTGGTATAACGTAGCCCTCGGCGATGCGTCAGGGTTTATCTATAGCCGTATGGGTAACCCGACAGTCGAAGCGCTGGAAGCAAAACTCTGTGCCCTTGAGGATGCGCAATCTGCTGTTGCGTTCAGTAGTGGCATGGCAGCTATTAGTAGCGTGCTATATACCTTTTTATCTAATGGCAAAAGAGTGGTTTCGACGAAGGACAGCTACGGTGGAACCAACAAAATCTTTGAAGAATTTCTGCCCCGAATGGGGGTAAGCGTTTATCTTTGTGAGACCGCGGATCATGAAGCGATCGAGCGGGAGATCGTCCGAGGCTGTGATGTTCTTTATCTTGAAACACCCACTAATCCAACCCTGAAAATCATTGATATCAAGCGACTTGTGAAAGCTGCACAATCAGTTGGCGCGCTGGTGATCGCGGATAATACCTTCGCTACACCGCTGAATCAGCAGCCGTTATCGCTGGGCGTGGATCTGGTGGTTCACAGTGCGACTAAGTTTCTCAGCGGACACGGTGATGTGCTGGGCGGTCTCGTGTGCGGCCGGGAGGCGCTCATTAGTCAGGTGCGGCATTACCGGGAAATTAACGGTGCAACACTGGACCCGTTTGCGGCTTATATGATCATCCGGGGAATCAAAACCCTGGCGCTGCGAATACGTCAGCAGCAGGCCAGTGCACAGATGATCGCTGAGTTTCTGCTCACCGAACCGTTAGTCGCATCGGTCAACTATCCGGGTTTACCAGAACATCCCAACCATCCAATTGCCTGTGAGCAGATGACGGGCTTTGGTGCCATTGTCAGCTTTGTTGTTCATGGTGGCATGGACACGGTCAAGGTGTTACTGCCGCAGCTACAGTATGCGCATTGTGCCGGTAACCTGGGAGCCGTTGAAACTATCTATGGGCCGGCAAGAACCACCAGCCATGTTGAAAATACACTGGAGGAGCGGTTAGCGCTGGGTATATCGGAAGGGCTGGTGCGCATCTCCGTCGGGATTGAAGAAACCGATGATCTGCTGAATGACCTGAAACAGGCATTTGCCGCAGTAAGGCGCCAGCAACAAGGCTGA
- a CDS encoding homocysteine S-methyltransferase family protein has product MRKVTILDGGMGRELERRGAPFKQPEWSALAMMEAPDIVKEVHKAYIDAGSEIITTNSYALVPFHIGEDCFKERGAALAEQAATVAREAINETGRDHVLVAGSVAPLFGSYRADLYQPERVEEIAVPLITALNPHIDLWLNETQSLIAEPLAIKALVDRIDTDRKPFWVSFTLEDAETTEQPLLRSGETVSAAVQSMAEAGVDAILFNCSQPEIIAKAIEVTKQELAHYAKAIKIGAYANAFPPQPKNATANDGLDELRADLTPVTYLQWAQQWQALGAELIGGCCGIGPDHIRALSETLTQ; this is encoded by the coding sequence ATGAGAAAAGTCACGATACTTGATGGTGGAATGGGCAGAGAGCTTGAGCGTCGGGGCGCACCTTTTAAGCAACCAGAGTGGTCAGCACTGGCAATGATGGAAGCCCCCGACATTGTCAAAGAGGTGCACAAGGCCTACATTGATGCGGGCTCTGAGATCATCACCACCAACAGCTATGCGCTGGTACCTTTTCATATCGGTGAAGACTGTTTTAAAGAACGCGGTGCAGCACTGGCAGAACAGGCGGCAACCGTCGCCCGTGAAGCCATTAATGAAACCGGTAGGGATCATGTGCTGGTTGCCGGATCGGTGGCGCCTCTGTTTGGCTCCTACCGTGCCGATCTGTATCAACCCGAACGGGTCGAAGAGATTGCTGTCCCGCTGATCACAGCGCTTAACCCCCATATTGATCTCTGGCTCAATGAAACCCAAAGCCTGATTGCAGAACCCCTGGCGATCAAAGCACTGGTCGACCGCATCGATACGGATCGCAAACCGTTCTGGGTATCCTTCACGCTTGAAGACGCTGAAACCACCGAGCAGCCACTGCTGCGTTCCGGTGAAACCGTCAGTGCGGCGGTTCAATCGATGGCTGAGGCTGGCGTTGATGCAATCCTGTTTAACTGCAGCCAGCCGGAGATCATTGCCAAAGCGATTGAGGTGACCAAACAGGAACTGGCTCACTATGCCAAAGCAATTAAAATTGGCGCCTATGCAAATGCATTCCCGCCTCAGCCTAAAAATGCCACTGCAAATGACGGCCTTGATGAGCTGCGTGCCGACCTGACACCTGTAACCTATCTGCAATGGGCGCAACAGTGGCAGGCGCTCGGTGCTGAGTTAATTGGCGGCTGCTGCGGTATTGGTCCGGATCATATCCGGGCATTGAGTGAAACACTCACACAATAG
- a CDS encoding cation transporter, translating into MSHNHNHSHQVGDYNRAFAIGIALNLIFVVIETIYGVLSDSLALIADAGHNLSDVFSLLLAWGASYLAKKAATEKRTYGLRKATVMASLGSAILLLIALGGIAWEAVNRVSDLAPVEGMTVIVVAAIGVVINTLTALLFVSGQKNDLNIKGAFLHMAADAVVSLGVVVAGLFILFKGWLWIDPVISLVIVVVILIGTLGLLKDSLNYALDAVPDSIDIPELRQYFIGLESVERIHDLHVWPLSTTEIALTVHLVVNDTELDNQFLRNQQQYLHDHFGIAHSTLQIESSRDLQNCMLDNWKLHKGP; encoded by the coding sequence ATGAGTCATAACCATAACCATAGCCATCAGGTCGGCGATTACAACCGCGCCTTTGCGATTGGTATCGCCCTTAATCTCATATTTGTTGTAATTGAAACGATCTATGGTGTGTTGTCTGACTCGCTTGCACTGATTGCCGACGCAGGGCACAACCTGAGTGATGTATTCAGTCTGCTGCTTGCCTGGGGGGCAAGTTATCTTGCTAAAAAAGCCGCCACCGAAAAACGGACCTATGGTTTGCGTAAAGCTACCGTCATGGCTTCTCTGGGCAGTGCGATACTTTTACTGATTGCGCTGGGCGGTATCGCCTGGGAAGCGGTTAATCGTGTTTCAGACCTGGCGCCAGTAGAGGGGATGACGGTGATAGTTGTCGCTGCTATCGGTGTTGTTATCAATACGCTGACCGCTCTGCTGTTTGTCAGCGGCCAGAAGAACGATCTGAATATCAAGGGCGCCTTCCTGCATATGGCCGCCGATGCAGTGGTCTCGCTCGGCGTAGTCGTTGCAGGTCTGTTTATTCTGTTTAAAGGCTGGTTATGGATCGATCCGGTGATCAGTCTGGTTATCGTAGTAGTCATTCTGATCGGGACATTGGGGTTACTGAAAGATTCTCTGAACTACGCCCTGGATGCGGTGCCGGACAGTATCGATATCCCTGAACTGAGGCAATATTTTATCGGTCTGGAGTCAGTGGAGCGTATCCATGATCTGCATGTCTGGCCGCTGAGTACTACTGAAATAGCGCTAACAGTTCATCTGGTTGTTAACGATACTGAGCTGGATAACCAGTTTCTGCGCAATCAGCAGCAGTACCTTCATGATCATTTTGGTATTGCGCATTCTACTCTCCAGATAGAGTCGTCCCGGGATCTACAGAACTGCATGCTGGATAATTGGAAGTTGCATAAGGGGCCATGA
- a CDS encoding GFA family protein produces MTYPIEGSCQCGGVKYRLLKEPMMVVACHCKECQKLSTSAFSITAMVNASDVEFEGEMAEWSRLADSGNTSAAKFCPTCGNRIYHFNPAEPDKIKLKPSNLSDTSIIKPAAHVWVSEKQDWFTIPEGVKVFDKQP; encoded by the coding sequence ATGACCTATCCAATCGAGGGTTCCTGCCAGTGTGGTGGGGTAAAGTATCGGCTTTTAAAAGAGCCCATGATGGTGGTTGCTTGCCATTGTAAAGAGTGTCAGAAACTCTCAACCAGCGCGTTCAGTATCACGGCGATGGTGAATGCCTCTGATGTCGAATTTGAAGGTGAAATGGCAGAATGGAGCCGCTTAGCGGATAGTGGAAATACCAGCGCTGCTAAGTTTTGTCCTACCTGCGGTAACCGCATCTATCATTTTAATCCTGCTGAGCCTGACAAAATTAAGCTCAAGCCATCCAATCTTTCCGATACCAGTATTATCAAACCTGCTGCGCATGTCTGGGTCAGTGAAAAACAGGACTGGTTCACCATACCGGAAGGCGTGAAGGTGTTTGATAAGCAGCCATAA
- a CDS encoding GNAT family N-acetyltransferase: MTGIYLQPTLTGTMITLRPLLAEDFDALYEAASDPVIWAMHPDSLRYERDIFEQRFFNGAISSGGALAVIDNNTARMIGSSRYYDWNPELREIAIGFTFLEQACWGKGVNTEMKALMLNHIFTYADSVWFHVAAENLRSIRAVEKLGATYSHKEGRAVEDKPFVQLYYKLTQPAYRAVCGL; the protein is encoded by the coding sequence ATGACAGGAATCTATCTGCAGCCAACGCTGACAGGAACCATGATAACCCTCCGGCCGCTGCTGGCGGAGGATTTTGATGCATTGTATGAAGCTGCATCGGACCCCGTCATCTGGGCGATGCATCCGGACTCGCTTCGTTACGAACGCGATATTTTTGAGCAGCGTTTTTTTAACGGGGCGATTAGCAGTGGTGGTGCGCTGGCCGTTATTGATAACAATACTGCCAGGATGATCGGTTCATCCCGCTACTATGACTGGAACCCCGAGTTGCGCGAAATTGCGATAGGTTTCACTTTTCTGGAGCAGGCCTGTTGGGGGAAAGGCGTTAACACCGAGATGAAAGCGCTGATGCTGAATCATATTTTCACCTATGCTGATAGTGTCTGGTTTCATGTTGCTGCAGAGAACCTCCGGTCGATCAGGGCGGTTGAAAAACTTGGCGCAACCTATTCGCATAAAGAGGGCCGGGCAGTAGAAGATAAGCCCTTTGTGCAGCTATATTACAAACTGACACAGCCAGCTTATCGCGCGGTATGTGGTTTATAA
- the sppA gene encoding signal peptide peptidase SppA, with translation MMGLQKEQRAARRWGIFFKLLTFGYLFVILGIYLFADTFTPDMDEGGEHTAVVQVKGVIADGEDASADHIIGALRRAFEDEGSKAIILRINSPGGSPVQSGYVYDEVKRLRALHPEKKVYAVILDIGASGAYYIAASADEIYADKASLVGSIGVVSSGFGFVDLMEKVGVERRNLISGENKTFLDPFSPLKDKDRAFWQTVLDTTHKQFIDQVRKGRGDRLQQNDQLFSGLVWTGEQALDLGLIDGLGSSGYVAREIVGAEKLVDYTPKGSPLEQLIDRLGVTFGKTIASQMGLNNSVQLR, from the coding sequence ATGATGGGGCTGCAGAAAGAGCAGCGTGCGGCCCGTCGCTGGGGGATCTTCTTCAAATTGCTGACCTTTGGTTATCTGTTTGTGATTCTCGGCATTTATCTGTTTGCGGACACTTTCACCCCGGATATGGATGAGGGTGGGGAGCATACGGCAGTGGTACAGGTAAAAGGTGTGATTGCCGATGGCGAAGATGCCAGTGCCGATCATATTATTGGTGCGCTGCGCAGAGCCTTTGAAGATGAGGGGAGCAAGGCGATTATTCTGCGGATTAACAGTCCCGGTGGCAGCCCGGTTCAGTCAGGCTATGTCTACGATGAAGTAAAGCGTCTGCGGGCGCTGCATCCTGAGAAAAAAGTCTACGCCGTGATTCTGGATATTGGCGCATCAGGGGCGTACTACATTGCAGCCTCTGCGGATGAAATTTACGCCGATAAAGCCAGTTTGGTGGGCTCCATTGGCGTGGTATCTTCGGGCTTTGGATTTGTTGATCTGATGGAGAAGGTCGGCGTTGAACGTCGTAACCTGATCTCGGGTGAGAATAAAACCTTCCTCGATCCGTTTTCACCACTGAAGGATAAAGACCGGGCTTTTTGGCAGACGGTGCTGGATACGACGCATAAGCAGTTTATCGATCAGGTGCGTAAAGGTCGTGGCGACCGCCTGCAACAAAACGATCAGTTGTTCAGCGGTCTGGTATGGACCGGCGAACAGGCGCTGGATCTGGGCCTGATCGACGGTCTCGGCAGCAGCGGTTACGTGGCCAGGGAAATTGTCGGCGCAGAAAAACTGGTCGACTACACACCTAAAGGCTCACCACTGGAGCAGTTGATCGACCGGCTCGGCGTTACCTTTGGTAAAACCATCGCCAGCCAGATGGGGCTTAACAACTCAGTACAGCTGCGCTGA
- a CDS encoding HAD-IA family hydrolase, whose product MYKLLIFDWDGTIIDSAARIVSSMQKAARDLDQPELTDDAVRNIIGLGLPEAIRALIPDVDDAIIPQLRERYGHYYLNADDTPTALFEGVEETLVNLRQKGFRLAVATGKSRRGLQRVFGDTGLEYLFETSRCADETTSKPHPHMLEEILDETGLAATDAVMIGDTEFDLEMGVRAGMDTIAVSYGAHHIDRLMQYNPALVMHRFPELESWLTDVSLNHS is encoded by the coding sequence TTGTACAAGTTACTGATTTTTGACTGGGACGGCACCATCATCGATTCTGCTGCACGGATCGTTTCCAGCATGCAAAAAGCAGCGCGGGATCTCGATCAGCCTGAACTGACCGATGACGCTGTGCGTAACATTATTGGGCTGGGATTGCCTGAAGCGATTCGGGCGCTGATTCCTGATGTCGACGATGCCATCATCCCCCAATTGCGGGAGCGCTATGGCCATTATTATCTGAATGCTGACGACACGCCGACTGCGTTGTTTGAGGGTGTAGAAGAAACCCTGGTTAACCTCAGGCAGAAAGGCTTTCGGCTGGCCGTTGCTACCGGTAAAAGTCGCCGCGGACTGCAGCGGGTTTTTGGGGATACGGGGCTTGAATACCTGTTTGAAACCTCCCGCTGTGCCGATGAAACCACCTCAAAGCCCCATCCGCATATGCTTGAAGAGATTCTTGACGAGACTGGTTTAGCTGCAACTGATGCGGTGATGATCGGTGATACGGAATTTGATCTGGAAATGGGTGTCAGAGCAGGTATGGATACGATAGCGGTCAGTTATGGTGCGCATCATATTGACCGGTTAATGCAATACAACCCGGCACTGGTGATGCACCGTTTTCCTGAACTGGAAAGCTGGCTGACAGATGTATCACTGAATCATTCATAA
- a CDS encoding SDR family oxidoreductase codes for MKLSGKTAWITGASSGIGRATARLLAAEGADLVISARREERLQQLADEIGKQGRKVTIATVDVSDRQGMQTVAEMIASLGGVDILINNAGTMPISPIINGRVDEWEQMIDTNIKGVLYAINGVYPGMAERKQGHIVNISSVAARLTYPSAGVYAGTKHAVRAISDTLRKEAIRYGVRVTDIQPGSVDTELPDSIVHEKIRAAVKGNMYGEDMLNLKPEDIANAILYAITQPAHVDVSELLIRPLVQEN; via the coding sequence ATGAAGTTATCAGGTAAAACGGCCTGGATTACCGGTGCCAGTTCCGGTATCGGCCGGGCGACAGCAAGGTTGTTAGCCGCTGAAGGTGCCGATCTGGTGATCAGTGCCCGGCGTGAAGAACGGCTACAGCAGCTGGCGGATGAGATCGGTAAGCAGGGACGTAAAGTCACTATCGCCACTGTTGATGTATCAGACCGACAGGGGATGCAGACAGTGGCTGAGATGATCGCCTCGCTGGGCGGTGTCGATATCCTCATTAACAACGCCGGCACCATGCCGATCAGCCCGATCATCAATGGCCGGGTAGATGAGTGGGAGCAGATGATCGATACTAATATTAAGGGCGTGTTGTATGCGATCAATGGGGTCTATCCCGGCATGGCTGAGCGCAAGCAGGGACATATCGTTAATATAAGTTCGGTCGCCGCCCGGCTGACCTATCCCAGTGCGGGAGTCTACGCCGGAACCAAGCATGCGGTACGGGCGATCTCTGACACCCTGCGAAAAGAGGCGATCCGCTACGGTGTACGGGTGACTGATATTCAGCCTGGCTCGGTAGATACTGAGTTGCCAGACAGTATTGTCCATGAGAAGATCCGCGCAGCCGTGAAAGGCAATATGTATGGTGAAGATATGCTCAATCTCAAGCCCGAGGATATCGCCAATGCCATTCTGTATGCCATCACCCAGCCGGCACATGTGGATGTCAGCGAACTGCTTATCCGCCCGCTGGTACAGGAAAATTAA